The DNA sequence GGCAAACTCTTTTGAACAAGTAATATTGAACTCATTACATCTTAAAATTTGCAAATCCCATGATGTAAGTACAATTTGACTATGGCCAGAATTCATgctttaattgaaaaaaaaaaaagatatcgtCATCCAGAGTAGTGTGGGAGTGGGTGTGCACTTGATATGAGAGGTGATgaaggtctttttttttttttcttttattcggcGACCTTAGTTCTCTAGCCTTGAAATGAGTTGAAGTTTTCTTTGACGTCTTGCGCTTTGGGCACCAATTAGGTCCTGGTGTTACACTATTTCTTACTGAGTTATTTATCTATTAGGTTTTGTAGTGTTGAATCTTTTAATGTCTTTTTTGGTCGCTTTGATGCTGAAATAAAATTTCGGTACTTCAATATGTTGGACACGTCATGGCGGTACACTCTGgaagtatatattttttttcttttttttctggcAAGCCCTTTAATGTGATGCCTCaaaaattcatatttattttcctGAATCTAacttatggttattggacggtttcgtggctcgtggatgaagcggaagtgtttcggacgaatttctattcgtaaggtatgactttagggggggctcgaggttgaatttttatacattggggttctccaaaaacttccttcacgaaagttgtagagcgcgtcgatacgagttcgtagacatgtggaacacgaaaatcggagttcgtatgtgaaagatatgagcatttgaagttttgggaaagttctataaataggagtttccattttcggaaacttactattttcatattttcacttttccttttccggaaatcaGAAGCtatgttctctctcttctttgcgtgtgacccgacccggacccgacAACCCGACTAGGCTGCCATTTCCGATTCCGGCGACCTCTACcggtgaaactctccagataGGCTCGTCTCTACCGTGCGCTCCtctctgtggtgtcctctagcattGATTCACAGCGGTGATGGTGCATCAAGGCGGTGAACTTTGGTGCAGTCCAACctgatcggttctccgatctccgacgacggcggggcttcaagtttccttgggTGAGTTCAGAGGAGCCTCCTTGATCaatctgtggtggttgtttggatcgattcacgtgaaacttggttcaacttggattgaacagtaatccacgggttgtgaggtagtttttgaccctttatgcttgttttctaacttcgagctagttatgaaaattcacaagcatgcttagataaaactttttgatgttgggagttttgggaaataatgAATTTTGGCTGGCGGCAGTGCGCCACTTCCTGTAGCGGCGTTCAGgaggtgttccggccatgtaagggccggtttttggtattatatatgttctactcgttgatacgagcgtttcgatatataatatgcaaattttggagtttgtatggatttgttatgatctTTACCgtttcataccggttgatttattcgatccatgaggatccgagcgtTCCATctacttgtggtttggacatatcggtcgtagaagtattccggagacattgggtggtctcagatgtggtttctcctcaattggcgtcactttgggaattttggttcgatttagggtttcgaacgttattccttgtgtttcattgactgaatcaaggctgtacttttattaggtgcttgacagagtacattctgtaagtagtctagtggtgtgaagacgcagcgagaatttcaaggtgagtaatctcacaaggttcattaatgaacagaATACCTTTATTTTTGAAAGTTATTTaataactgcaaactatagttggtattagtaggcattcttgagcggatgactacgtatatatatatatatatatatatatatttacgtgaaatatatatgttttggtgttttgtggatttatgaaaacaatatgcatgaaatgatgctttttattgttttgagttgtggcttttggaaaacaaatgattgtggaaatgttgatttcgatttgttttgaaaagcgttgagatttgtgtatttgtggaacattttagttcgctgTGGGTTTTTAAATATGGGTCTtataccgggagtaattgatatggataaattacggggaatctttcatctttcattttagattcgtgtaacattttgggtccattatgactcctttaaatgttttggtatttataccgtggatccaaagacttacgagttgaggatcgtggatcacgaaatgtgatcgtgggtgggaaatcGGGAATTCaagcctttggccgggttagtgaatatgatcagttagagctctagtctgtccgtcgtgctttgtttattgatttaaacgtgattcgtgtgagtttatctcgtgatttgtttattgatttaaacgtgattcatgtgagtttatctcgtgatttgttattgatttaaacataaattgtgtgggtttatcccgtgatttgtttattgatttaaacattaaacgtgtgagtttatctcgtgatttgtttattgatttaaacgtggtttgtgtgagtttatctcgtgctttgttctcttgattgaaatgtgatttgtttattgatttaaacgtgatttgtgtgagtttatctcgtgatttgtttattgatttaaacgtgatttgggTGAGTGTATCTCGTGATTCGTGCGGGTttttatcccgtgattttgtgtgagttgttttgagttactcatatggcttgcaaaagcttaccgggtttgttgtgtggcaacccggtacaccattcaaacggtgtagagattaatcctgcaggtcagggtaatcgtggctgaaaactgaggtagcgagctagcagctttacggtaggaagccaattttgtgacttcaCCGTTactaagacttccgcttgtagtgaactctgaggagcatttacgttttattttgttgttgacaatttaattcgtaagcttgtgtaatatataactctatgaagcgagtgtatattaattttgagggttcaaggcatcagtatgtatttggtttaaagggaaaaagattccaggtattttgtattaatgactgaacgttcatgcatgtataattatgggattatatatccatttttatttgtttaaaaatcaggggcgtgacatttaatttggatttcagCCCAACCATTTTTCATGTTTTCCTTCCATATGAACATCAGCCCAGCCAATTACTTGAGCTGCTGGGGTCATAATTCGATCTCAGAGATGGGAACAAGTTTCAATGTTTATGGAAGCTACGCATTGCTGGTTATTTAGAGCTTACGTTGAACAAGAATAAAGCTTGTTAATGAATCTTTTTGGCTTGTAGTTAAGTGGAAAGAGATTTTCTGATGATGTCTGCAATTCTGGAAaattgtgagagagagagagaaagagaagcatgGTTTGTCATGTCCCGTATCCCAaattaccggtttactagtcatttgaacGGCAAACGACATTTTTTTTCtccactttttactttgtttcgatacttttagttaAAAGTTGACCTTCTGTTCGGgtcaaaaattgagaaaattttcttcatgaaagtcgtagaggacattaaaccgagggcgtgcatatgtggtacgtaaaaatcggagttcgtatacgaaaATTATAAGCGAAATAGTAAAGTTATTGTTTGGGATAAATggtataaatttaaatttttactgTAGGAGCTCGTTAActcccatttctctctctctctcttctctctcccgcacgctctctctctctctttcctctgcaactctctctctctcaggtgTTTCTTCGTCCGGCCACCAACAGGCTAGCTACCGGCTCCCACAGACGTGTCTCCTCCTCCCCTTGAAGCCTACGATGGTGGCTTGTGACGGCCGGGAAAACGGAGAACCAACACCCAGAAGCTTATGGTTGCTATAGCAGAAAGTGGTCAACACCGGTTTCTCTCAAATCCAGCCACCTCAGGCGACGAAGCTAGGTTCATTAGAAGTGCCTTGAGACACACTAGCTTCATGCTCTCCAAAGTTCTTGTAGCGATTTaaagcatggaggaagaaagcataattgaaAACTTTCACTGTACAATCgggttgcttaattgttcggtcacttagaggtattttctgactttgccacagttgagaaagttgttggaaatgttgagatgatgttttACAAGAAATTTGGTGGCCGAAGGTGGAGGTTGCCGCCACCCATCCGCTCCCACTGTGGGGGGGGCGTGTGGAGGTGTGTAGGCAAGTTTCTGGCTTCGATTTTTTAGTTACTAAAATCATATAATTATTGTAGAGCTTGAaaatgtgattttggtggaaattggagaagtttgttatcgattgtgaatttccgaacTTTGGAGTTTCGGATGTCGATTATAGGAATCCGACCTTCATATTTCCCTTGTTTCTGCTGTGGAATACTCTAATCGATGGATTGATTttagtggtgaagtttggggTGAATCCGGAAAGAAATAGAGATATTGGTTTACGAGGGGTTTTTGAGTTTCGTTTTAGAATTgaatttatttgttgaattgttgtttacggaatataattgtgaaCATGACGAGCTAGGTACCGACCCATCGCTtaacgaggatccttacgcttgggtaccacgttaaccgtatactgtgagtggaattttgttttgaataatgatgcatgcgtttgTTCCTTAAAttaatgttttatttatttatcatattATTTTGTCGAGCATATTATTCTGGTTTtggtatatatatttgaaatattgaCCGGATTTTCCCATCATGATTTTCTAATGAGAGTTTTCTCTGCTCGAATTTTAATTTACGAGTTATAATGATTTTCAACGATTTAGTTTCCGATTGattttcagaattgtttatATGGGGTGTTATTGAGATTCTGAAAGATTTTTAAAAATGAGATTTTCGAtggaattttcttttcttgattatGTATCggtttttggttttggcattgggaatgctaATCTACTTTAATCCCGACTTTTTGGCTATCGATTTGAGATTATTTTGACGTGTGGGACACGTTGTTGATTTATTGAGTTATCACTAGATTGTCTGAGTGTGGTTGGGAATTGTATTCATGGTTTTATTTGTGAGAgtttggggaagttttatggatttatggatttactggttttcgaatGTTTTTCTTATGCTATACTTTTGGTGATTATATTGTCATGCTAGCATGAGTCCACCTTTGTGTGAAGTAATGGGATCATGGAAGCCTGTCCGCCTTTGTGGAGCTGGGTTGCAACCTTTATTGCGGTAACTCTGAAGCCCAATATCGTATTCACCGCACTTaatggcgtaagggtatatacgagagtatgggagtactttagcctgggaggctatcacccgagcctaggaggctcactcgtatggctatcatttTCTCCtacttattatattattttcattAGCGGGGCTAGTTTGATTTCCCTTACCCGATACTTTTGCTTCAATATGTTCTTTCTGGTCTTGCGGCAAAAATATATTGCATCAGCGTAGGTGAAGCAAAAGTAAAGGTTTAGAAATGGAGGTCTCCTCTGCTGTACTGCTAACAGTTgtatcatttctttttcttaatagaGGGGTAGAACAAGAaataaatttttacaaaaattaatgGAGGTCTAAATAGCAATCTGGGAGATTTGACTAGAAACACCCTTAAGAAATAGATAATAGCAAATTAGGAGGTCTGACTAGAAACACCCTTAAGAAACATTAAtatgctcctatatatatatatatatatatatatatatatatatacagatcctatctagagcgaggcatcgctttgaaatttcagagcgaggttagggtttagggtcacttttcggtcgcatatccacatctcaaccgttcagtttttaggtactaatgtatagatcatctctgcaaaatttcagcgaaattgatggtctttaaggtaactaactcgcttaaaccaatggacgaactgaatctgtccaacctgaaccgtactagctttaaggcagttatcaatgccttaacgaccatcaatttggctgaaattttgcagagatgatctatacattagtacctagaaactgaacggttgagatgtggacatgcgaccgaaaagtgaccctaaaccctaacctcgctctgaaatttcaaagcgatgcctcgctctggataggatctgtatatatatatatatatatatatatatatatatatatatatatagactaaAGCAATGGTAAAAACTAAACtcctcaacaaaaaaaaaatggtaaaaactaaaaagtaaaaacagtAATATTTAAGCAATGATAAAAACACAAATTGCTTAATTAGTTATTCACCTACTTTAATTACGGTATTCATTCTCAATGCATTTCACTTCAATAtattaaataattataaattggCAATTCTAATAGAGATCATTTCTACGCGAAAATTCTACGTACCattagttttttgttttctttttttgtcagAGTCGAAATGGCTTAGGAATTGCTTTTGTCGACCTTGGTCCTTggatatcgatttttattttcagtCAAAGGTAACTGAGCAAGGCCTCTTCACTCTGATCGCGTGGTGATAGTATTGTTTGGCCTATTCAGTTCAGCGTGCCTTTTACATTCCAGATAGATATTGCAAATGAGAATAGAATGGTCGATCACTCGAAGTAGGTAGGTGCAATGGTTTCATAGAAAAAGCATGAGACGACTGGACCATGTAAAATAAATTCCTCTAGGATCTATATATTTATACTCCGAGCTCGCACACATAATTATACCAACTCGCAGAAACAAAATGGCTAGGGTAATTGCTGCTGTAGGTGATAGTGCTGATCATGTACGTGGTCTCTTGCTACCGAGTAGTTCTGGAGGTGTGTTTTTCCTCTGCATGATGATCCTAATGTCCCTCTCAGTCATATCATTTGTAATCTTTGCTTGTGGTGATTCCTCtggcaaaaagaaaggaaactCCAAGAATATTGGTGGCctcgaccaaaagaaaaaaaagaatactgGTGGCAGTAAAAACTATGGGGGTCCTGTGCGTGCGACTGGTATTTATGGAGTTGGCACTGctagtggtggtgatggaggtggACATGGCCATGGTGGGCATGGTGGAGGCGGTGGTTGCGGAGGACACAGCGGTGGTGGAAATGATGGTGGCGGGGGTTGCGGTGgcggtggttgtggtggtggggGTTGCGGTGGGGGCGGTTGTGGTGGAAATTAATAATTTAGAATTGAACTTGTAGACTAGATTAGTACGTACTTCAGGTGTGCGAGTTTATTCTAATTAGTATGCTAATTGTTAAGTTCTGATGTCTATTAGTGTTGTAATCCTCTCCACCAAATTTGTTGTAATCCGCTAATTGTTAAGTTCTGATGTCTATTAGTGTTAGAATCTCATCCAACTTATTTGTCCTAAATCTCAACCCACTTAATTATATTTAACGTGTATTTTGTGCTATTTTGCTCATCTCCCGTAAATAATAGAATATgtattagatcaaaacaatatTTTCCTTGAAATGGGGCTGGGAAGCCTTCTTGATAAGGTATTAGGTTATTGCAGAGTTCAGAAAATAAGTGACTTAACCAACTGAATTAGAAATGATAGTAAAAAGAGTTCCTTGACATTATTAGTTCCTGGCTTATCTTTGTCACCAATTAAAGAAAAGATAGAAATCCAGCATCCAAACTCAACCATTACTTGTGCAGTCAACAATGCCACCAACTAAATCACAATAAACTTTAGCACatacaaagaaatctcaaacaGAAAGAAATGAATCCATTCTGAAATACAGGGACATTAATTGAAATGAATGGTCACAAACAGTAAAGGTTTTGGGCATCAACAACTAGGAAGGAGTCAGGGGATGGGTTCTGAGAGGGAGATGAGTTCTGGTCTCAGGGCATCGGTTTTGCGAGGGAGATGTGTTCCGATCTCTGGGCTTCATCATCTAATGGAAGCAGCTGTCTGTTCTTTACCCGATTGGGAATCTCTGACCTAATTAATGCATTCAAAAGATGATTTTCATCTGGGTTTACATCACATGTACGTTCTCAACCGTCTGCTGCGCAGCTGCTAGGGGTTGTGGACTGGCTGGAAACTGATAAGTCCATCATGTGCGATTACAGCACTGTACCACAGACGCATCCTTCTAGCAGACAACTCAACTCCTTTGTTCTTTCTAAATCTTTGTTTTGCACTTGCTGCAGACAACTCATCTGTGGCACCATAAAATATATTAACAAGGAGGTAATTAACAGGCTATTAAATGCAACCCGGCCAGCAAGTTGATttattagagcaactccaacagcttcctaTAATTTTTATATCATAGGGAAGCAAAATAAGCTGTTGGATCGGAGTTGCTGTAACAACCAAAACCATTGCAACAAGCACATTATCCCATATCAACTTTAATGAATAATTATTATGCTGGAAAAATATTCTATGATCCACTTAAATGAACATCATCATCTATTTTCTCCAAACTGGAACTTCCTTCATTATGAGAAACTGCTTGTCATCCTCTATAAACCTAATTTGTTGCTCGCCAGTAAAATCCAGTATTGCAAGTACTTCACTCCCATACCTCATTCAGACCAAACTTTTTTGTAGTATTTC is a window from the Rosa chinensis cultivar Old Blush chromosome 2, RchiOBHm-V2, whole genome shotgun sequence genome containing:
- the LOC112184372 gene encoding glycine-rich protein DOT1, whose product is MARVIAAVGDSADHVRGLLLPSSSGGVFFLCMMILMSLSVISFVIFACGDSSGKKKGNSKNIGGLDQKKKKNTGGSKNYGGPVRATGIYGVGTASGGDGGGHGHGGHGGGGGCGGHSGGGNDGGGGCGGGGCGGGGCGGGGCGGN